In Candidatus Brocadia sp., the following proteins share a genomic window:
- a CDS encoding flippase — protein sequence MGIGSRLIKNTGFVFLSGIANKLFSFFFIAYAARVLGLQDFGLYAFIGTVLLIFSSFGNFGIFPMAVREISRNKTNVEVLFNHTLSLRVCIFILLYPILVLVINMLGYSGEVKFLIYITGLSAIFSAFSNSFGILYMAFERFKMPAVTSVLLSFFINMSNILILYFGYGLKGIVLVSFFGNILGAVITGIWVWKRFLKYRFAFNLSVWKELLLQSMPFALLSFLQQATNNMNILLLSKLPGPFSGEAAMGYYNPPSSVCKSALMLPESFRQAAVPTVSSHAENPVIVRNIIAESTKSLLVLIIFPLILATTFFPEEIITLIFGKEYLPSTLALTILGWAYALQVFNSPVNVTLSASREIKKFIPWAILEFVINIILAVPLIMYYSFVGAAIAFLVTKVFETLLRSYLLKIIWGIKRSETQGSLLKVLWPAGIIFVILTLVHRGSLSNVGLLILTLVLYFFYIISFKGIRQRIFSVSHALRKRCGIK from the coding sequence TTGGGAATTGGTAGCAGACTCATAAAAAATACGGGATTTGTCTTTCTCTCCGGGATAGCGAATAAGCTTTTTTCCTTCTTTTTCATCGCTTACGCTGCAAGAGTTCTTGGACTGCAGGATTTTGGCTTGTATGCCTTTATCGGTACCGTGCTGTTAATCTTTTCCTCGTTTGGCAACTTTGGTATATTCCCAATGGCGGTAAGAGAAATATCCAGAAACAAAACAAACGTAGAAGTACTGTTTAACCACACCCTTTCCCTCAGGGTATGCATTTTTATACTGCTCTATCCTATCCTTGTGCTCGTAATAAACATGCTGGGATATAGCGGAGAAGTTAAATTCCTTATCTATATAACAGGGCTCTCTGCTATATTTTCTGCATTTTCAAACTCCTTTGGTATTTTATATATGGCCTTTGAGAGGTTTAAGATGCCTGCAGTTACCTCTGTTCTCTTATCCTTTTTCATTAATATGTCCAATATTCTTATTCTCTATTTTGGTTATGGCTTAAAAGGTATTGTTTTGGTTTCTTTTTTTGGAAATATATTGGGTGCAGTCATTACCGGTATCTGGGTATGGAAGAGATTCCTTAAATATCGATTCGCCTTCAATCTGTCAGTTTGGAAAGAGTTGTTGTTACAATCCATGCCCTTTGCACTTCTTTCATTTCTCCAGCAGGCCACGAATAATATGAACATCCTCCTTCTTTCCAAACTCCCGGGACCTTTTTCAGGAGAAGCAGCAATGGGATACTACAACCCCCCCTCTTCTGTATGTAAAAGCGCCCTGATGCTTCCTGAAAGTTTCAGACAGGCCGCCGTTCCGACGGTCTCTTCCCATGCAGAAAATCCCGTGATTGTGAGAAACATTATCGCAGAGTCAACAAAATCACTCCTCGTGTTAATCATATTTCCACTGATCCTTGCCACCACATTCTTTCCTGAAGAAATTATCACCCTTATCTTTGGCAAAGAATATCTCCCATCAACCCTGGCCTTAACAATCCTGGGATGGGCCTATGCCTTGCAGGTCTTTAACTCCCCTGTAAACGTGACCCTTTCAGCCTCACGGGAGATAAAGAAATTTATTCCCTGGGCAATACTGGAATTTGTCATAAACATCATCCTTGCTGTACCGCTGATCATGTACTATAGCTTCGTTGGCGCTGCAATAGCCTTTCTCGTGACAAAGGTGTTTGAAACCCTTTTAAGGAGTTATTTGCTGAAGATCATCTGGGGGATAAAGAGATCAGAGACACAAGGCTCCTTACTGAAGGTCTTGTGGCCAGCAGGAATCATATTTGTCATACTAACCTTAGTTCACCGTGGTTCATTAAGCAATGTTGGACTTTTGATTCTTACTTTGGTATTATATTTCTTTTACATCATTTCCTTTAAAGGTATCCGTCAGCGGATTTTTTCGGTCAGTCATGCCCTGAGGAAAAGGTGCGGTATAAAATAG
- a CDS encoding acyl carrier protein translates to MKNNHCFDRDTILHDLIKIIEEMSCDWENGLSGTIGKETRLVADLALTSIQMVQLVIAIEKHFQRQGLPFQTLFLSDNRNVDDLCVSDVVEFLYTHLNTL, encoded by the coding sequence ATGAAAAATAACCATTGTTTTGATCGGGACACAATCCTTCACGATCTCATCAAAATTATAGAAGAAATGTCTTGCGACTGGGAAAATGGTCTTTCCGGTACCATCGGGAAGGAGACACGACTTGTAGCAGATCTTGCATTAACGTCTATTCAAATGGTTCAGCTCGTCATCGCCATAGAAAAGCACTTTCAAAGGCAGGGCTTGCCCTTCCAAACGCTCTTTCTGTCCGATAACCGCAACGTTGACGATCTGTGTGTATCAGATGTGGTAGAATTTTTATATACGCATCTCAATACACTATAA